A genome region from Setaria italica strain Yugu1 chromosome III, Setaria_italica_v2.0, whole genome shotgun sequence includes the following:
- the LOC105913534 gene encoding glutathione S-transferase: MAAAKPILYSAWISSCSFRVRIALNLKGVDYEYRAVTRTDPDYEKINPIKYVPAFVDGDFVVSDSLAIILYLEDKYPQHPLLPQDLKKKAINLQIANIVCSSIQPLQCYAVIGLVDGTLGSDESLQIVRRYIDKGFRAIEKLLEGCDSKYATGDEIQLADVFLAPQIHAGVTRFQIDMSKYPLLERFYKAYMEIPAVQVAVPEKQPDAPSP; encoded by the exons atggcggcggcaaaGCCCATCTTGTACAGCGCGTGGATCAGCTCGTGCTCCTTCCGGGTCCGGATCGCCCTCAACCTCAAAG GTGTGGATTATGAGTACAGGGCTGTGACACGGACTGATCCAG ATTATGAAAAGATCAATCCAATCAAGTATGTCCCAGCATTTGTAGATGGGGATTTTGTTGTTTCTGACTCCCTAGCAATCATATTG TATCTTGAAGACAAGTATCCTCAACACCCTCTTTTGCCTCAAGATCTCAAAAAGAAAGCTATTAATCTGCAG ATTGCAAATATAGTGTGTTCCAGCATTCAACCTCTTCAATGTTATGCTGTAATT GGTCTGGTTGACGGCACGTTAGGCTCTGATGAGAGCCTTCAGATTGTTCGGCGTTACATTGACAAGGGATTTAGAG CAATCGAGAAACTTCTGGAAGGGTGTGACAGTAAATATGCTACTGGAGATGAAATCCAATTG GCGGATGTGTTTCTTGCACCGCAGATCCATGCCGGTGTGACGCGCTTCCAAATTGATATG TCAAAGTATCCTCTTCTGGAGAGATTCTACAAAGCCTACATGGAGATCCCCGCAGTTCAGGTCGCTGTTCCTGAAAAGCAGCCAGATGCACCATCACCCTAG
- the LOC101772108 gene encoding pentatricopeptide repeat-containing protein At2g26790, mitochondrial translates to MLVWRRPKCAAEWFRHWMVFSRETFSCPFSALATAVQSDSSSGDEKPDSVLGNKIIRRQPRGLSSDSIVQTLRCLRRKPAVAFAYFKDTESIGFHHDFSTYSEIIHILTHSLQGKMLISLFCEIVSPTGSGGPEILALMNHLRRTCAAPHALSFAINCLIKAYTMCHDAQATIDMLSHLCRLGYVPSAWACNFVLKFVAQSSGTEMVVAAYDQMKCSQMTLDADSLNIVTRSLFKAKKADEAVQLWVEMVEIGVKPHGYSSFVIGLCGCGKYDLAYEVLQWVSQERVPIEAVAYNMAMDGLCKEMRLEAAEKILELKAKQGCVPDVYGYSYLIRSYCKIGNILKAVDHCEAMESHGIKINCHIVGYLLQCLRKLGKTFEVVVHFEKFRDSGIYLDKVVYNIAIDAYCKLGNMNEAVNLLNEMMSRGLVPDRIHYTCLINGYCLTGEMQKAQQEFMKMLKANIKPDIVTCNILATGFGRSGLFMEIFDLLNLMMAEGLQPTSLIYGVAIDSLCKRGKLSEAEKLFYTVEEKGIDNIEALHSAMVCGYLNSGWSNYAYMLFLRVTQQGNLVDHFACSKLIDDLCRDENVKEASDVLSMMLKKNVVPDVVSYTHLISAYCQTGDMSTALLWFDDMVGRGCSPDATVYTVLMNGYCRAGQFQEAWKLFDQMVKLNIKPDVVAYTVLLNGTLKETIQRGLQGFAKERRRYLLREKHQKLLSSMEGEDIEPDVQCYTVLIDGRCKAEFLEEARVLFDEMFQKGLTPDVDTYRVLIDGYRRQGEIRKAEVLQKMKDKLTSPDV, encoded by the coding sequence ATGCTCGTCTGGCGTCGACCCAAATGCGCAGCTGAATGGTTCAGACACTGGATGGTTTTCTCCCGGGAAACTTTTTCTTGCCCGTTCTCAGCGCTCGCCACTGCAGTTCAGTCAGACTCCTCCAGTGGTGATGAGAAGCCGGATTCTGTTCTCGGCAATAAAATCATCCGGAGACAACCCCGTGGATTAAGCTCTGATAGCATTGTGCAGACGCTCCGCTGCCTAAGGAGGAAGCCTGCGGTTGCATTTGCCTACTTCAAAGATACGGAGAGCATTGGGTTTCACCATGATTTTTCAACCTACTCAGAGATCATACATATTTTAACCCATTCACTCCAGGGGAAGATGTTGATATCCTTGTTCTGTGAGATTGTTTCGCCAACTGGTAGTGGTGGTCCTGAAATCTTAGCACTCATGAATCACCTCAGAAGAACATGCGCCGCTCCTCACGCACTCTCATTTGCAATCAATTGCTTGATCAAGGCATACACCATGTGCCATGATGCACAGGCCACAATAGACATGCTTAGCCATCTTTGCAGGCTTGGATATGTTCCATCAGCTTGGGCTTGCAATTTTGTTCTCAAATTTGTAGCACAGAGCAGTGGAACAGAGATGGTTGTCGCAGCTTATGATCAAATGAAGTGCTCTCAGATGACTCTGGATGCTGATTCATTGAACATAGTCACTAGGTCGCTTTTTAAAGCAAAGAAGGCAGACGAAGCAGTTCAATTGTGGGTTGAGATGGTTGAAATAGGAGTGAAGCCGCATGGATACTCATCATTTGTAATTGGTCTTTGTGGTTGTGGAAAGTATGATCTAGCTTATGAGGTTCTTCAATGGGTCAGCCAGGAGAGGGTCCCGATTGAGGCCGTGGCTTATAACATGGCAATGGATGGACTATGCAAAGAAATGAGATTGGAGGCAGCTGAAAAGATATTGGAGTTAAAGGCCAAACAAGGATGTGTCCCTGATGTATATGGTTATAGCTATCTCATTCGTAGTTATTGCAAAATTGGCAACATATTAAAGGCGGTAGATCATTGTGAGGCCATGGAATCCCACGGTATCAAGATTAATTGTCATATTGTTGGTTATCTTCTACAATGCTTAAGGAAGTTAGGCAAGACGTTTGAAGTTGTTGTGCACTTCGAGAAATTTAGGGATTCAGGGATCTATCTTGATAAGGTGGTATATAACATTGCTATTGATGCTTATTGCAAGCTCGGAAACATGAATGAGGCAGTTAATCTACTGAATGAAATGATGTCTAGGGGTTTGGTACCTGATAGAATCCACTATACATGCCTGATCAATGGTTACTGTCTGACGGGAGAAATGCAAAAGGCCCAGCAGGAATTCATGAAGATGCTTAAGGCGAATATAAAACCAGACATAGTTACCTGTAACATATTGGCCACTGGATTTGGCAGGAGTGGTCTCTTTATGGAGATATTTGACCTTCTAAACCTTATGATGGCTGAAGGGTTGCAGCCTACTTCACTTATCTATGGTGTAGCAATTGATAGCCTTTGTAAACGAGGCAAGCTTAGCGAAGCAGAAAAGTTATTTTATACAGTTGAAGAAAAAGGGATAGATAATATTGAAGCACTACATAGTGCCATGGTCTGTGGCTATTTGAATTCAGGTTGGAGTAACTATGCTTACATGCTTTTTCTTAGGGTTACTCAGCAAGGAAATCTTGTGGATcattttgcatgttcaaaattgATAGATGACCTTTGTAGAGATGAAAATGTCAAAGAAGCTTCAGATGTACTGAGCATGAtgctaaaaaaaaatgttgttccTGATGTAGTTTCGTATACCCATCTCATATCAGCTTATTGTCAGACAGGAGATATGAGCACTGCTCTCTTATGGTTCGACGATATGGTTGGGCGAGGTTGTTCTCCTGATGCTACTGTATACACAGTGCTGATGAATGGGTACTGCAGGGCTGGTCAGTTTCAAGAAGCATGGAAATTATTTGATCAGATGGTAAAACTTAACATTAAGCCTGATGTAGTTGCATACACAGTCCTATTGAACGGTACCCTAAAGGAAACCATACAAAGAGGGTTGCAGGGCTTTGCTAAGGAGAGGAGGCGCTATCTTCTTAGAGAAAAGCATCAGAAGTTGCTGAGCTCTATGGAAGGTGAGGATATCGAACCTGATGTACAATGTTACACGGTATTGATAGATGGACGGTGCAAGGCAGAATTTCTTGAGGAAGCTCGGGTACTGTTTGATGAAATGTTTCAGAAAGGGCTTACTCCTGATGTTGACACATACAGAGTGCTAATAGATGGATATCGTAGACAGGGAGAAATAAGAAAGGCTGAGGTTCTTCAAAAAATGAAAGATAAGCTCACGAGTCCAGATGTTTAG
- the LOC101773054 gene encoding serine carboxypeptidase 1 — translation MASASSSFLLLLLVVVASASAWCSRAAPAGAQVTRVPGFGGAQLPSKHYAGYVTVDEAHGRRLFYYLVESERDPAKDPLVLWLNGGPGCSSFDGFVYEHGPFNFESGGSAGSLPKLHLNPYSWSKVSSVVYLDSPAGVGLSYSKNVSDYETGDLKTAADSHTFLLKWFQLYPEFLNNPFYIAGESYAGVYVPTLSHEVVKGIHEGVKPTINFKGYMVGNGVCDTAFDGNALVPFAHGMGLISDDIYKEANTACQGNYWNGSSDKCEQALSRVDTAVQGLNIYDILEPCYHSKSIKQVIPQKSRAPQSFKDLGVTGKPLPVRTRMIGRAWPLRAPVKEGRVPSWQELAVAAPSGVPCMSDEVATAWLNNDGVRSAIHAEPVSSIGPWLICTDKLDFRHDAGSMIIYHKNLTSQGYRALIFSGDHDMCVPYTGTEAWTTSLGYGVVDSWRPWFTNEQVSGYTQGYEKGLTFATIKGAGHTVPEYKPQEALAFYSRWLAGSKL, via the exons ATGGCCTCTGCGTCGTcgtccttcctcctcctgctcctggtggtggtggcctccgcctccgcctggtgcagccgcgcggcgccggcgggggcgcagGTGACGCGCGTGCCGGGGTTCGGCGGCGCCCAGCTGCCGTCGAAGCACTACGCCGGGTACGTGACTGTGGACGaggcgcacgggcggcggctCTTCTACTACCTGGTGGAGTCGGAGCGCGACCCGGCAAAGGACCCCCTCGTCCTCTGGCTCAACGGCGGGCCAGGCTGCTCCAGCTTCGACGGCTTCGTCTACGAGCACG GACCATTCAACTTTGAGTCAGGAGGGTCAGCTGGAAGCCTGCCAAAGCTTCATCTCAACCCATATAGCTGGTCCAAG GTGTCTAGTGTGGTATACTTGGACTCCCCTGCTGGTGTTGGGCTGTCATACTCGAAGAATGTTTCAGATTATGAAACTGGCGATCTTAAGACTGCTGCTGATTCACATACTTTTCTTCTCaag TGGTTTCAGCTCTACCCTGAGTTCCTGAATAATCCATTTTACATAGCTGGAGAATCGTATGCTGGGGTTTATGTTCCTACCCTTTCACATGAAGTTGTCAAAG GAATCCACGAAGGAGTTAAGCCAACTATAAACTTTAAG GGCTACATGGTCGGTAATGGTGTATGTGACACCGCCTTTGATGGTAATGCTCTTGTACCATTCGCGCATGGAATGGGTCTGATTTCAGATGATATATACAAG GAAGCCAATACTGCATGCCAAGGAAATTACTGGAATGGTAGCAGTGACAAATGCGAACAAGCATTGTCGAGGGTCGATACG GCAGTTCAAGGATTAAATATTTATGACATTCTTGAGCCATGCTACCACAGCAAGAGTATCAAACAGGTGATCCCTCAAAAGAGCAGAGCGCCTCAAAGTTTCAAAGATCTTGGTGTAACTGGCAAGCCCCTTCCGGTAAGAACCAGAATGATTGGACGGGCCTGGCCTTTGAGAGCTCCTGTAAAAGAAGGGCGTGTTCCATCATGGCAGGAACTTGCCGTTGCCGCACCCAGTGGAGTTCCGTGTATG AGTGATGAAGTTGCAACAGCGTGGCTGAACAATGATGGCGTCAGATCTGCGATTCATGCCGAACCA GTGAGTTCAATAGGACCATGGCTCATATGCACAGATAAATTGGATTTTCGACACGATGCTGGTAGTATGATCATTTATCACAAGAACCTTACAAGCCAAGGTTACCGTGCTCTCATTTTCAG CGGTGACCATGATATGTGTGTACCTTACACTGGGACCGAAGCATGGACCACATCTTTAGGCTATGGAGTCGTTGATTCATGGCGACCATGGTTTACGAATGAACAAGTTTCTGG GTACACCCAAGGATATGAAAAGGGCCTCACCTTTGCTACTATTAAG GGTGCTGGGCACACAGTTCCTGAGTATAAACCACAGGAAGCATTGGCTTTCTACAGCCGTTGGCTTGCCGGTTCTAAACTGTGA
- the LOC101773461 gene encoding PHD finger protein ALFIN-LIKE 8, whose product MDGGGGFMGPPPVPRSPEDVFRDYRARRAGLIRALTTDVEKFYVMCDPEKENLCLYGLPNETWEVNLPAEEVPPELPEPALGINFARDGMNEKDWLSLVAVHSDSWLLSVAYYFGARFGFDKESRKRLFTMINNLPTVYEVVTGTAKKEPKEKTPKNSNKSSKSGSKPSRQAEPNSRVPKMPPPKDEEESEGEEGEPQEDHETALCGACGQSYDDFWICCDLCEKWFHGKCVKITPAKAEHIKQYKCPSCTGSKRAKA is encoded by the exons ATGGACGGAGGAGGCGGATTCATGGgcccgccgccggtgccccgcTCGCCGGAGGACGTCTTCCGGGACTACCGCGCGCGCCGGGCCGGCCTGATCAGGGCGCTCACCACCG ATGTGGAGAAGTTCTACGTGATGTGCGACCCAG AGAAGGAGAACCTATGTTTATATGGACTTCCCAATGAGACATGGGAAGTCAACTTGCCTGCAGAGGAAGTTCCTCCTGAACTCCCAGAGCCAGCTCTGGGAATTAATTTTGCACGTGATGGGATGAATGAAAAGGATTGGCTGTCACTTGTTGCCGTGCATAGTGATTCTTGGTTATTGTCAGTTGCATATTATTTTGGAGCAAGGTTTGGTTTCGACAAGGAATCCAG GAAACGGCTCTTCACCATGATCAATAACCTTCCCACCGTATATGAGGTTGTTACAGGAACTGCCAAGAAagaacccaaagaaaaaactccTAAAAACAGCAATAAGAGTAGCAAATCTGGCTCGAAG CCCTCACGCCAGGCAGAGCCCAACTCAAGGGTCCCGAAGATGCCACCCCCAAAGGACGAGGAGGAGAGtgaaggggaggaaggcgaACCACAGGAAGACCATGAGACCGCGCTGTGTGGTGCATGCGGCCAAAGTTACGACGACTTCTGGATCTGCTGCGACCTATGTGAGAAATGGTTCCATGGCAAGTGCGTCAAGATCACCCCAGCCAAAGCGGAGCACATCAAGCAGTACAAGTGCCCCTCCTGCACAGGCAGCAAGAGGGCCAAGGCTTGA